In Phycisphaerae bacterium, the following proteins share a genomic window:
- a CDS encoding SBBP repeat-containing protein yields MKYSLKSSVIIPAIIISILSLSIGTSTAAGEDSNSISVIKVGPTTLGDSLSLEQLQKITVMFMDSPPFPPKDIQRLSVTEMSQSAVMLSVPTSVWTYGCSATSAGMIFGYYDRTGYPNMYTGPTNGGVAPLHDLGQGISTPIAGSCSIIATQNGFDGRATRGHVDDYWTGYLDPGPDPWEGNWTEHTWGGCTADYMGTNQWKWDFDPWSNGDGTRETNVDGSTSVFSYNDATKLYDYVPPSSLGLPQTELCHGLRLFAESRGYTVQENYTQRIDPLVSGGFSLANYRTEIDNGHPVMIQLEGHTMVGVGYEASSQTIYVNDTWDNSVHPMTWGGSYSGMAHWGVTIIHLIPLPPGQATNPDPNNGATNVSLAVQLSWTAGVNAVSHDVYFGTTNPPVFQGNQTGTTFNSEIMAGGTTHYWRIDEKNSGGTTTGVVWHFTTVNVRSLTTSTTAGGTVSTPGIGTFWYTKEANADIAASPNTGYSFVNWTGTAVTAGKVADPNSPNTTVTMSGNYTICANFDTSQKSLATSASAGGTVSTPGIGTYWYARNTDANVVALPNSGYFFVNWTGTAVTAGKVANPSSPNTTVMMSSNYTIRANFDTNLKFLTTSATGGGTVTTPGVGTYGYDKNTFADITALAEPNHIFINWTGTAVTAGKVANPNSPSTTVLIDADRTVQANFAFAIDPLQISWVQRYNGTVNGPDYAMDIAADSNGNAYVTGYAKNIGTDYDFVTIKYTPDGNTAWAKIYNRSSSTPDYAMAIAVDANSNVIVAGYDYTTYSGYDGVVVKYDSAGTQLWAKTYNQSGASDDRLSDVAVDANGNVYVIGRTNQDCLIIKYTPDGTLAWSKTYNGTGNNFDTFYKLAIDSSGNIYACGETAGAGTYQDGLIMKYSPDGTLLWMDTYNGSANQWDMLEAIAIDSADNIYVTGSVETASDCDYVTIKYSPAGSRLWTAFYAGASWGWDYSYAIAVSLDGNVVVTGYSEGETSSDAATVKYDSATGAQIWAARYNGAGNATDYTDSIATDKVGNVYVHGRSFEATSTDYLTICYDSNGNERWRVNYNGSAGLTDIGSAIAVYDNNNIYVTGCSMNSTSNYDYATIKYTIFEPCPAPPQGDLNGDCHVNFFDLAIFADGYTGWETDYVTLEDIADTWLNCGLLHQSECWQ; encoded by the coding sequence ATGAAATACTCACTTAAATCCAGTGTCATTATTCCTGCAATTATTATTTCTATTTTATCTTTGAGTATCGGCACAAGCACAGCGGCCGGAGAAGACTCCAACAGCATTTCAGTAATTAAGGTAGGACCAACAACCCTGGGAGATTCTCTTAGCCTTGAACAATTACAGAAAATCACAGTAATGTTTATGGACAGCCCTCCTTTTCCGCCAAAAGATATCCAAAGACTCTCAGTTACTGAGATGTCGCAGTCGGCGGTAATGCTCAGCGTTCCAACTTCGGTCTGGACTTACGGCTGCTCTGCAACTTCGGCCGGAATGATTTTCGGATATTACGACCGCACAGGATATCCGAATATGTATACAGGCCCGACTAACGGCGGCGTTGCTCCGCTGCATGATCTCGGACAGGGGATTAGCACGCCTATTGCCGGTTCGTGTTCCATAATCGCTACGCAGAATGGTTTTGACGGAAGAGCGACAAGAGGGCATGTTGACGATTACTGGACGGGCTACTTAGATCCCGGTCCTGACCCATGGGAAGGAAACTGGACCGAACATACCTGGGGCGGATGCACCGCTGACTATATGGGAACCAACCAGTGGAAGTGGGACTTTGACCCATGGTCAAACGGCGACGGAACACGAGAAACCAACGTAGACGGCTCTACATCGGTTTTTTCTTACAACGACGCAACAAAATTGTATGATTATGTGCCACCTTCAAGCCTGGGACTGCCTCAGACAGAATTATGTCACGGCTTAAGATTGTTTGCTGAATCGCGAGGTTATACGGTTCAGGAAAATTACACTCAAAGAATAGATCCGTTAGTGTCCGGAGGTTTTTCTTTGGCCAATTACAGAACGGAAATCGATAACGGCCATCCGGTCATGATTCAGCTCGAGGGACATACTATGGTTGGCGTAGGTTACGAAGCGAGTTCGCAGACAATCTACGTTAACGACACATGGGACAACAGCGTTCATCCAATGACATGGGGAGGCAGTTATTCCGGAATGGCACATTGGGGCGTTACAATAATTCATCTTATTCCGTTGCCGCCCGGTCAGGCGACCAATCCTGACCCGAACAATGGTGCAACAAATGTCAGTTTAGCTGTCCAGCTTAGCTGGACTGCCGGGGTCAATGCAGTATCACATGATGTTTATTTCGGAACCACAAATCCGCCAGTGTTTCAGGGTAATCAGACAGGAACGACTTTTAACTCCGAAATAATGGCAGGCGGAACAACTCACTATTGGCGTATAGATGAAAAGAATTCCGGTGGTACAACTACAGGCGTAGTCTGGCATTTTACCACGGTTAATGTACGGTCATTGACAACCTCGACTACAGCGGGCGGTACTGTAAGTACGCCGGGCATAGGCACCTTCTGGTATACCAAAGAGGCCAATGCAGATATCGCCGCATCGCCGAATACCGGTTATTCTTTCGTTAACTGGACCGGAACAGCGGTAACAGCCGGCAAGGTTGCAGACCCGAATTCACCGAACACAACCGTTACGATGAGCGGCAATTATACAATCTGTGCCAACTTTGATACCAGTCAGAAGTCTTTGGCAACCTCTGCTTCGGCAGGCGGTACTGTAAGTACGCCGGGCATAGGTACATACTGGTATGCCAGAAACACCGATGCAAATGTAGTCGCACTGCCGAATAGCGGTTATTTTTTCGTTAACTGGACCGGCACAGCGGTAACTGCCGGCAAGGTTGCGAATCCGAGTTCACCGAACACAACCGTTATGATGAGCAGCAATTATACAATCCGGGCAAACTTCGATACAAATCTGAAGTTTTTGACAACCTCTGCTACAGGCGGCGGTACTGTAACAACGCCCGGGGTAGGTACATACGGCTATGACAAAAACACCTTTGCAGATATCACTGCGCTGGCGGAGCCAAATCATATTTTCATTAACTGGACCGGCACAGCGGTAACGGCGGGTAAGGTTGCAAATCCGAATTCGCCGAGCACGACGGTTCTGATTGATGCCGACCGCACGGTTCAGGCCAACTTTGCATTCGCCATTGACCCGCTGCAAATTTCCTGGGTGCAAAGATATAACGGCACAGTCAACGGCCCGGATTACGCGATGGACATTGCCGCCGATTCAAACGGCAATGCTTATGTTACCGGCTATGCCAAAAACATCGGAACAGATTACGACTTCGTAACAATAAAATACACGCCGGACGGCAATACCGCGTGGGCAAAAATATACAACCGCAGTTCTTCGACCCCGGACTATGCAATGGCAATCGCTGTCGACGCAAATTCAAATGTTATTGTCGCCGGTTACGATTACACCACATATTCCGGCTATGACGGTGTTGTGGTAAAATACGATTCCGCAGGCACCCAGCTCTGGGCGAAGACATACAATCAGTCAGGCGCCAGCGACGACAGGCTAAGCGATGTCGCAGTAGACGCCAACGGCAATGTCTATGTAATCGGAAGGACAAACCAGGACTGCCTGATAATAAAATACACTCCTGACGGCACCCTTGCCTGGTCGAAGACCTATAACGGCACAGGAAACAATTTTGATACTTTCTATAAACTTGCGATTGACAGCAGCGGCAATATTTATGCCTGCGGCGAAACGGCGGGGGCCGGTACATACCAGGACGGCTTGATAATGAAATATTCGCCGGACGGGACTTTATTATGGATGGATACTTATAACGGTTCCGCCAACCAGTGGGATATGCTGGAGGCAATCGCTATCGATTCGGCCGACAATATTTATGTTACAGGTTCTGTGGAAACCGCGAGCGATTGCGATTATGTAACGATAAAATACTCACCAGCCGGCAGTCGGCTCTGGACGGCTTTTTATGCCGGCGCAAGCTGGGGCTGGGATTATTCCTACGCAATCGCTGTCAGTTTGGATGGCAATGTCGTTGTTACAGGATACAGCGAAGGGGAAACCAGTTCCGATGCGGCTACTGTAAAATACGATTCTGCGACAGGCGCACAAATCTGGGCGGCCAGATACAACGGCGCCGGCAATGCAACGGATTATACCGATTCTATTGCAACCGACAAAGTCGGCAATGTTTATGTTCACGGCAGAAGCTTCGAAGCGACCTCGACAGATTATCTTACCATCTGCTATGATTCGAACGGCAATGAGCGATGGAGAGTAAATTATAACGGTTCGGCCGGACTGACCGATATCGGCAGCGCAATCGCGGTTTATGATAATAACAATATCTATGTTACCGGCTGCAGTATGAATTCGACAAGTAATTATGATTACGCGACCATTAAATACACGATATTCGAGCCGTGTCCTGCCCCGCCTCAGGGCGATTTAAACGGCGACTGCCATGTCAACTTTTTTGACCTTGCGATTTTTGCCGATGGCTATACAGGCTGGGAAACGGATTATGTAACGCTTGAAGATATAGCCGATACCTGGCTGAATTGCGGTCTTTTGCATCAGAGCGAATGCTGGCAGTAA
- a CDS encoding SBBP repeat-containing protein has product MPVSSVSQTSRKMDFQVFFIIAVCLCAISGSVFAAGPQIDWTARYNGTANSHDYATDMAIDSNGFVYVSGYAKNVSTNEDFVTIKYTPDGNTVWTKTYNRIGGSPDYSEAITIDANSNVVVAGRSKLPTSLNNDGAVIKYNSSGTQLWVKTYNSAGDSEDSFSDVVTDAGGNIYISGTANGDGLIIKYTPNGDIAWVRTYNGTGNGYDALYKLVIDSNSDIYACGESTGADTGRDCLIVKYSSAGTLLWAQTYDGQDHFWDGLGAMAIDSAGNVYVTGSVETIFDSNYVTMKYSPAGGRLWTAFYTGTATGWDYSYAIAVSSDGNVVVTGYSEGATSVDAATIKYNSATGAQIWASRYNGAGDSTDYANAIAADNFGNVYIHGTSVESGSADYLTICYDSNGVKNWKMNYNANSLADIGSAQIIVDNSNMYVTGYSMASINNYDYATIKYTITNPCPVPPAGDLNGDCQVNLLDLTVFAGSYTGWETDYPVLKDIADTWLECGLAEQGDCWQ; this is encoded by the coding sequence ATGCCGGTTTCTTCGGTTTCCCAAACGAGCAGGAAGATGGATTTTCAGGTGTTTTTTATAATTGCTGTTTGTCTGTGCGCGATTAGCGGTTCTGTTTTTGCCGCCGGGCCGCAGATAGACTGGACGGCAAGATATAACGGAACAGCAAACAGTCACGATTACGCGACAGATATGGCTATAGATTCGAACGGCTTTGTCTATGTGAGCGGCTACGCGAAAAACGTCAGCACGAATGAAGATTTTGTAACGATAAAATACACGCCGGACGGAAATACCGTCTGGACAAAAACATATAATCGTATAGGCGGAAGTCCCGATTATTCTGAAGCGATAACGATTGACGCGAATTCAAATGTCGTAGTTGCCGGCCGCAGTAAATTACCAACGTCGCTGAACAATGACGGCGCAGTGATAAAATACAATTCTTCCGGCACGCAGCTTTGGGTAAAGACATACAATTCTGCAGGCGACAGCGAAGACAGTTTTTCTGATGTTGTTACAGACGCCGGCGGTAACATTTATATATCCGGCACGGCAAACGGAGACGGCCTGATAATAAAATATACACCTAACGGCGACATAGCGTGGGTACGGACCTACAACGGAACCGGAAACGGCTATGATGCCCTTTATAAACTTGTAATTGACAGCAACAGCGATATTTATGCCTGCGGCGAATCGACAGGAGCCGACACAGGACGGGATTGCCTGATAGTGAAATATTCTTCGGCCGGCACTTTATTGTGGGCGCAAACTTATGACGGCCAGGATCATTTTTGGGACGGACTGGGAGCAATGGCGATTGATTCGGCCGGAAATGTTTATGTTACAGGCTCAGTCGAGACGATATTCGATTCAAATTATGTAACAATGAAATATTCGCCGGCGGGGGGCAGACTCTGGACGGCATTTTATACCGGCACGGCAACGGGCTGGGATTATTCCTACGCAATCGCTGTCAGTTCGGACGGCAATGTTGTGGTAACGGGATACAGCGAAGGGGCAACCAGTGTCGACGCTGCTACTATAAAATATAATTCCGCGACAGGCGCACAGATTTGGGCAAGCAGATATAACGGCGCGGGCGATTCGACCGATTATGCCAATGCAATAGCAGCCGATAATTTCGGCAATGTTTATATCCACGGCACAAGCGTTGAGAGCGGCTCGGCAGATTATCTTACAATCTGCTATGACTCGAACGGCGTGAAAAACTGGAAGATGAATTATAATGCGAATTCACTGGCCGATATCGGCAGCGCACAAATAATTGTTGATAATAGTAATATGTATGTAACGGGCTACAGTATGGCCTCGATAAATAATTACGATTACGCGACCATTAAATATACGATAACTAACCCATGTCCCGTACCGCCTGCGGGCGATTTAAACGGCGACTGTCAGGTAAACTTACTTGACCTTACAGTTTTTGCCGGCAGCTATACAGGCTGGGAAACAGATTATCCTGTGCTTAAAGATATAGCCGATACCTGGCTGGAGTGCGGCCTGGCAGAGCAGGGCGACTGCTGGCAGTAA